From the Kitasatospora atroaurantiaca genome, the window GCTCGGCGGCGAGATCCATGCCGAGAGCGAGCTGGGCCGCGGCTCGACCTTCACGCTCTACCTGCCGCTGCGCAGCGATGCGCCGGGCGCCCTCGTCCAGGACCGTCCGGCCGGTCCTGCGGTCCGGGCCGCCGTCGCGGTGACCCCGGCCGGAACGCCCGTACCGGTGGGTGAGAACCCCGCGGAGCACTGGGCGCAGGAGGTCCGCGAGCTCGCCGAGGAGCGCCGCAGGGGTGCGGCCGAGCGGCGGCGGGCCGCCGCCGAGGAGGAGCCGATCCCCCGCCAGGCCGCCGAGCCCGCCGCCAGGCCGGCCACCCCCGCTCAGTTCCACGGCCGCTTCGACGGCGAGCAGGTGCTGATCGTGGACGACGACATCCGGAACGTCTTCGCGCTCACCAGCGTGCTGGAGCAGTACGGCCTGACCGTGCTGTACGCGGAGAACGGCCGGGAGGGCATCGAGGTGCTCGAACAGCACGAGGACGTCGCGCTGGTGCTGATGGACATCATGATGCCGGAGATGGACGGCTACGCGACCACCGAGGCGATCCGCCGGATGCCGCAGTTCGCGGGGCTGCCGATCATCGCGCTGACCGCCAAGGCGATGAAGGGCGACAAGGAGAAGAGCCTGGAGGCGGGCGCGACCGACCACGTCACCAAGCCGGTCGAGACCGACCATCTGCTGGCGGTCATGCGCCAGTGGCTGCCCGGCCGGTAACCGCCGACCGAGAAACGGACCGTACTGGCGAGTCGAGCCGGGAACCCGGTAGGGTCACCCATCGTTGCGAACAGTGACCGAACGGTGACGTGGCGCTCGGGTGGCCGCTGTCCGGTGTGCGGTTCGTCAGTGTCTCGAGGCCTTATCGCGCAGAGCGATGTGGCGGGCGAGGGGGTGCGGCTAGCATGACCGGGGCAGTGGTGGGCGGCACGCGGGTGCCTTCCCTCGGAAAACAACCGGTAGGAGGGCGGGTCCTGGTGCAGAAGGCGAAGATCCTCCTGGTGGACGACCGGCCGGAGAACCTGCTGGCGTTGGAGGCGATCCTCTCCGCGCTGGACCAGACTCTCGTCCGTGCCTCGTCGGGCGAAGAGGCGCTCAAGGCGCTGCTCACCGACGACTTCGCGGTGATCCTGCTCGACGTCCAGATGCCGGGCATGGACGGCTTCGAGACGGCCTCGCACATCAAGCGCAGGGAGCGCACCCGGGACATCCCGATCATCTTCCTGACCGCGATCAACCACGGCCCGCACCACACCTTCCGCGGCTACGCGGCCGGTGCGGTCGACTACATCTCCAAGCCCTTCGACCCGTGGGTGCTGCGCGCCAAGGTCTCCGTCTTCGTCGACCTCTACATGAAGAACTGCCAGCTCAAGGAGCAGGCGGCACTGCTGCGACTGCAGCTGGAGGCGGGGGAGACGCCGGTCCTGGGCGGTGCCCTGCTCGGCGAGCTCTCCGCGAGGCTGGCAGCGATCGAGGAGCAGGCCGAGGCCCTCAGCAAGCAGCTGGACGGCTCGACGGAGACGGGCGCGGCGGCCACCGCCGCGCACCTGGAGCGCAAACTGACCGGCCTGCGCCGGGCGCTCGACGCGCTCCGCCCCGGCTCGGGCTGAGCCAGGCGCGCCCCCGGTTCCTCCGGGCGAGTGGCACGGATTCAGCTTGACGGAGTATCGGCGACACGCGCGCGGGATTGACCTCGCTCACATGTCCGGCGAGGACGGCCGCCGGTAGGCTGCTGACCCATGGCCACACGTTCGCCCGGAAGCTCTCATCGCAACCCGAAGCCCGGGCCGGCCAAAAAGGCCCCGGCCGCCGCCAAGAAGGCCACTGCCACCAAGGCACCTGCCAAGAGGGCACCCGCGAAGAAGGCCGCCGCGAAGCCCCCGGCGGCCCCGCCGCCACCCTCGCCGCGGCCGATACTCTTCCGTGCCGTGCTGGCCGTCTGGCTCGGTATCGCGCACAGTGTCGGCGCGGTCTTCCGCGGTTTCGGGGACGGCGCGAAGAACCTGCACCCGGCCCACCGCAAGGACGGCGTGGCGCTGCTGCTGCTCGCTCTCGCCCTGGTCACCGCCGTCGGGACGTGGTTCGGCCCGCAGGGCTGGCTCGGTGAGGCGGCCACCAACGTCGTGTCCGGCCTCTTCGGCCGGCTCGACGTTCTCGTCCCGCTGCTGCTCGGCGCCATCGCCGTCCGCCTGATGCGTCACCCGGAGGTGCCGGAGGCCAACGGCCGGATCGCCATCGGCCTGACCGCACTGGTGGTCGGCGTGCTCGGCCTGGTGCACATCGGCTGCGGCGCACCCGTGATGTCCAGCGGGGCGACCCGGATACGGCAGGCCGGCGGCATCGTCGGCTGGGCCGCCTCCACGCCGATGATGGCCGCCGCAGGGCCGCCGCTCGCGGTGCCGCTGCTGCTGCTGGTCGCCTTCTTCGGCCTGCTGGTGGTCACCGCCACCCCCGTCAACCGCATCCCCGAGCGGCTGCGCGGGCTCGGCGAGAAGCTCGGCGTCGTCGAGCCCGCCTACGCGGGCGAGATGCAGACCCCGGCCCGCGAGTTCTCCACCGACCCGCCCGAGGACGCCGACCCGTCCGCGCTGCCCTTCATCGTGGAGGGCAGCCCCGAGGACGAGGTGGGCGCCCGACGGCGCCGCCGTCGGCGCAAGCAGCTGGACGAGCCCGAGCTGGAGTCGGCCGTCCCCGACATGTTCGTCAAGGACCCCTACGAGACCAGGGACCTCGCCGCCGGGGTCGCCGCCGACCTGGACGGCGCCCTGCTCTACGGGGTGCCCGCCTCCCCGGCCGTGGCGAGCATGATGCACCAGGTCCAGGACCGTACGGCCCCGCCGGAGGAGCCCGCCGTCCCGGCCGCCCGTACGGCGGGTGCGCCGGACGACCACGGCCAGGCGCCCGCCCGGATGGAGCAGCTCCAGCTCTCCGGCGACATCACCTATGCCCTGCCCTCCCTCGACCTGCTGGAGCGCGGCGCCCCCGGCAAGACCCGCAGCAAGCTCAACGACGACGTGGTCGCCCAGCTCACCCTCGTCTTCTCGGAGTTCAAGGTCGACGCCAGGGTCACCGGCTTCACCCGCGGCCCGACGGTCACCCGCTACGAGGTCGAGCTGGGCCCCGCCGTCAAGGTCGAGCGGATCACCGCGCTGGCGAAGAACATCGCCTACGCGGTGGCCAGCCCGGACGTCCGGATCATCAGCCCGATCCCGGGCAAGTCCGCGGTCGGCGTCGAGATCCCCAACCGGGACCGCGAGATGGTCAACCTCGGCGACCTGCTGCGCTCGCGCAGCGCCGCCGAGGACGACCACCCGATGCTGGTCGGCATGGGCAAGGACGTCGAGGGCCACACCGTGATGGCCAACCTCGCCAAGATGCCGCACATCCTGGTCGCGGGTGCCACCGGAGCCGGCAAGTCCTCCTGCATCAACTGCCTGATCACCTCCGTGCTGGCCCGGGCCACCCCCGACGAGGTGCGGATGGTGCTGGTCGACCCCAAGCGCGTCGAGCTGACGGCGTACGAGGGCATCCCGCACCTGATCACGCCGATCATCACCAACCCCAAGAAGGCCGCCGAGGCCCTCCAGTGGGTGGTCCGCGAGATGGACCTGCGCTACGACGACCTCGCGGCGTACGGCTTCCGGCACGTGGACGACTTCAACGCGGCGGTGAAGGCCGGCAAGGTCACCCCGCCGCTCGGCAGTGAGCGCGAGCTGACGCCGTATCCGTACCTGCTGGTCATCGTCGACGAGCTGGCCGACCTGATGATGGTCGCTCCGCGCGACGTCGAGGACTCGGTGGTCCGGATCACCCAGCTGGCCCGCGCGGCCGGCATCCACCTGGTGCTGGCCACCCAGCGGCCCTCGGTGGACGTGGTCACCGGTCTGATCAAGGCGAACGTCCCCTCCCGGCTGGCCTTCGCCACCTCGGCGATGGCCGACTCCCGGGTCATCCTGGACCAGCCCGGCGCGGAGAAGCTGATCGGCAAGGGCGACGCGCTCTTCCTGCCGATGGGTGCCAGCAAGCCCGTCCGGATGCAGGGCGCCTTCGTCACCGAGGCCGAGATCGCCAGGGTGGTCCAGCACTGCAAGGATCAGCTGACGGCGGTCTACCGCGACGACGTGACGGTCGGCGGCGGGCCCAGGAAGGAGATCGACGAGGAGATCGGGGACGACCTCGACCTGCTGATCCAGGCGGCCGAGCTGGTGGTCTCCACCCAGTTCGGTTCGACCTCGATGCTCCAGCGCAAGCTGCGGGTCGGCTTCGCCAAGGCCGGCCGTCTGATGGACCTGATGGAGTCTCGGGGGATCGTCGGCCCGAGCGAGGGCTCCAAGGCCCGCGACGTCCTGGTCACCCCGGAGGAGTTGGACGGGGTCATCCTCGACATCCGAGGGTGACCGGTTGCGGGTCTCACTCGTTCGGAGGAAGGTGGCGGGCGGGGAACCGGTTGAGGTGCTCGCGCGTCCACTCAGGGCGGGGAGCTCTGTGCACCGAGCCGGCTGACCTCGTGTCAGGCCGTATCGGCCCAGCTGCGCACGTTCGGGCCTGCTCCGCTTGAGAAAGGTCCCGACCCCGCCCCTAGACTGTCTTCTCAGCAGGTGGCCAACGCTCGAAAGGCGCGCCCAGTGACCATCGGCAAGTCCCCCCACCGCGACAACCGCCGGTCCTCCGGCCGCGGCTCCGGCGCCGTACCGGGGCAGCTCGGCCCTGCGGAGCCCGGCGATCCCGCCGCCGACGCGGTGAGCATCGGC encodes:
- a CDS encoding DNA translocase FtsK, whose amino-acid sequence is MATRSPGSSHRNPKPGPAKKAPAAAKKATATKAPAKRAPAKKAAAKPPAAPPPPSPRPILFRAVLAVWLGIAHSVGAVFRGFGDGAKNLHPAHRKDGVALLLLALALVTAVGTWFGPQGWLGEAATNVVSGLFGRLDVLVPLLLGAIAVRLMRHPEVPEANGRIAIGLTALVVGVLGLVHIGCGAPVMSSGATRIRQAGGIVGWAASTPMMAAAGPPLAVPLLLLVAFFGLLVVTATPVNRIPERLRGLGEKLGVVEPAYAGEMQTPAREFSTDPPEDADPSALPFIVEGSPEDEVGARRRRRRRKQLDEPELESAVPDMFVKDPYETRDLAAGVAADLDGALLYGVPASPAVASMMHQVQDRTAPPEEPAVPAARTAGAPDDHGQAPARMEQLQLSGDITYALPSLDLLERGAPGKTRSKLNDDVVAQLTLVFSEFKVDARVTGFTRGPTVTRYEVELGPAVKVERITALAKNIAYAVASPDVRIISPIPGKSAVGVEIPNRDREMVNLGDLLRSRSAAEDDHPMLVGMGKDVEGHTVMANLAKMPHILVAGATGAGKSSCINCLITSVLARATPDEVRMVLVDPKRVELTAYEGIPHLITPIITNPKKAAEALQWVVREMDLRYDDLAAYGFRHVDDFNAAVKAGKVTPPLGSERELTPYPYLLVIVDELADLMMVAPRDVEDSVVRITQLARAAGIHLVLATQRPSVDVVTGLIKANVPSRLAFATSAMADSRVILDQPGAEKLIGKGDALFLPMGASKPVRMQGAFVTEAEIARVVQHCKDQLTAVYRDDVTVGGGPRKEIDEEIGDDLDLLIQAAELVVSTQFGSTSMLQRKLRVGFAKAGRLMDLMESRGIVGPSEGSKARDVLVTPEELDGVILDIRG
- a CDS encoding response regulator, with translation MVQKAKILLVDDRPENLLALEAILSALDQTLVRASSGEEALKALLTDDFAVILLDVQMPGMDGFETASHIKRRERTRDIPIIFLTAINHGPHHTFRGYAAGAVDYISKPFDPWVLRAKVSVFVDLYMKNCQLKEQAALLRLQLEAGETPVLGGALLGELSARLAAIEEQAEALSKQLDGSTETGAAATAAHLERKLTGLRRALDALRPGSG